One part of the Meleagris gallopavo isolate NT-WF06-2002-E0010 breed Aviagen turkey brand Nicholas breeding stock chromosome 20, Turkey_5.1, whole genome shotgun sequence genome encodes these proteins:
- the TK1 gene encoding thymidine kinase, cytosolic, with protein sequence MFSGKSTELMRRVRRFQLAQYQCLLVKYAKDTRYCTTGVSTHDRNTMEARPACALKDVYQEALGSAVIGIDEGQFFPDIVEFCEKMANAGKTVIVAALDGTFQRKAFGSILNLVPLAESVVKLNAVCMECYREASYTKRLGAEREVEVIGGADKYHSVCRACYFQKRPQQLGSENKENVPMGVKQLDMPVSRKIFAS encoded by the exons ATGTTCTCTGGGAAGAG cacagagctcatgCGGCGCGTGCGGCGCTTCCAGCTCGCTCAGTACCAGTGTCTGCTGGTGAAATACGCCAAGGACACCCGCTACTGCACCACCGGTGTCTCCACGCATGACAG GAACACCATGGAGGCCCGCCCTGCCTGTGCCCTTAAGGATGTGTACCAGGAGGCGCTGGGCTCTGCAGTCATTGGCATTGATGAAGGGCAGTTT TTCCCAGACATTGTGGAGTTCTGTGAAAAGATGGCCAACGCTGGGAAAACTGTCATTGTTGCTGCTCTTGATGGGACTTTCCAGAGAAAG GCTTTTGGGAGCATTCTGAACCTGGTCCCACTGGCTGAGAGCGTGGTGAAGCTGAACGCTGTGTGCATGGAGTGCTACCGAGAGGCCTCCTACACAAAGAGGCTGGGAGCAGAAAGGGAG GTTGAAGTGATTGGAGGAGCAGACAAATACCACTCCGTCTGCCGAGCTTGTTACTTCCAGAAAAGGCCTCAACAGCTTGGGTCAGAAAACAAGGAGAATGTGCCCATGGGGGTGAAGCAGCTGGATATGCCAGTCTCACGGAAGATCTTTGCTTCTTGA
- the ARL16 gene encoding ADP-ribosylation factor-like protein 16, which produces MGPIWPSYYGECSAVLFVIDAANPTQVSSSCVQLLSLLSAEQLAAVPVLIVFNKIDLPCYMSLVEMKSLFRMQDIVSCATQPITILETSARDGTGLADVLQWLQATLGDPS; this is translated from the exons ATGGGCCCCATCTGGCCCAGCTACTACGGGGAGTGCAGCGCCGTGCTG TTCGTCATCGATGCCGCCAACCCGACCCAGGTCTCCTCGTCCTGCGTCCAGCTGCTGTCcctcctctctgcagagcagctcgCAGCCGTGCCCGTGCTGATCGTCTTCAACAAGAT TGACCTGCCCTGCTACATGTCACTGGTGGAGATGAAGTCGTTGTTCCGCATGCAGGACATTGTCTCCTGCGCCACGCAGCCCATCACCATTCTGGAAACCAGTGCACGCGATGGCACCGGCCTGGCTGATGTCCTGCAGTGGCTTCAGGCCACCCTCGGGGACCCTAGCTGA
- the LOC116217317 gene encoding uncharacterized protein LOC116217317, giving the protein MDQNQGPSHAASQDRSRMLARKEEMDKFQLQTSGNLFIKEFMELLARWQPAENIRKQYMEKVLHTVFFFGRLNQRQMRPNEFLDSKTFQRLQEKYPRSFQEYDTHLPSLTPYSILLQFGNEVAGCSTQEEMESFLHGFNSAVEIARRTRAPKLRPTEFTFRAAVVAYSFYREPRKPKNEAGFPLFYGASVSCKGRMEKKIMISILCLRTWHQAVAFAVYHGQDNLAIVFPDGVQCRAFCYSSNGDFIEKPPCVNCKMMYHVDFQPYEGDSRENVPWPYGNCAENESLSKLLQGEPGLQEKVVSTDTSVINNPPQNTYQTIEQEFENNIKPNLRNQLIRLLQHKNFPHNLQFFEP; this is encoded by the exons ATGGATCAAAACCAG GGTCCCAGCCATGCTGCTTCTCAAGACCGTTCAAG GATGTTggcaaggaaagaagagatgGATAAATTCCAGTTGCAGACTAGTGGGAATCTCTTCATCAAGGAGTTCATGGAATTGCTGGCTAGGTGGCAGCCAGCTGAAAACATCAGAAAGCAATACATGGAAAAG GTGCTGCACACAGTGTTCTTCTTTGGAAGGCTGAATCAGAGGCAGATGAGACCCAACGAATTCCTAGACTCCAAAACTTTCCAGCGCCTGCAGGAGAAGTACCCTCGATCATTCCAGGAGTACGACACCCACCTGCCCAGCCTGACACCGTACTCCATCCTGCTGCAGTTT GGCAACGAAGTAGCGGGCTGCAGCACCCAAGAGGAAATGGAATCTTTCTTGCATGGATTTAATAGCGCTGTGGAAATAGCAAGAAGGACTCGAGCACCCAAACTGAGGCCCACTGAGTTCACCTTCAGAGCCGCAGTTGTCGCTTACAGCTTTTACAGAGAACCCAGAAAACCTAAGAATGAAGCAGGCTTCCCTCTCTTTTATGGAGCATCTGTCTCCTGCAAAGGGCGGATGGAGAAGAAGATCATGATTAGCATCTTGTGCCTAAGGACGTGGCACCAGGCGGTGGCGTTCGCAGTGTACCACGGGCAGGATAATCTGGCCATTGTCTTCCCTGATGGAGTGCAGTGCCGAGCCTTCTGCTACAGCAGCAATGGAGACTTCATAGAAAAGCCACCCTGCGTCAACTGCAAGATGATGTATCACGTCGACTTCCAGCCGTATGAGGGTGACAGCAGGGAAAATGTCCCATGGCCATACGGAAACTGCGCTGAGAATGAGAGCCTGAGCAAGCTGCTGCAAGGCGAACCGGGGCTGCAGGAGAAGGTCGTCTCAACAGACACTTCTGTGATAAACAATCCCCCACAGAACACCTACCAGACCATTGAGCAAGAGTTTGAAAACAACATAAAACCAAATCTTAGAAATCAGCTTATCAGGCTGCTTCAGCACAAAAATTTTCCTCATAATCTGCAGTTTTTTGAACCATAG
- the SYNGR2 gene encoding synaptogyrin-2, whose amino-acid sequence CQPRGAAGFREQQGSGSSRIQPSHPHPPTGLWTFLWFVGFCFLTNQWAWTHDEDVRIVADSARAAITFSFFSIFSWGLLITFAYKRYKMGVEDFAHNYVDPSSEVSTPYSSYPNISHDSYQQPPFTQTTDATEGYQPPPVY is encoded by the exons TGCCAGCCCCGGGGAGCGGCGGGGTTTCgggagcagcagggctctggcagcagcaggatacAGCCCTCACACCCTCATCCCCCCACAGGGCTCTGGACCTTCCTTTGGTTTGTTGGCTTCTGCTTCCTGACCAACCAGTGGGCCTGGACGCACGATGAGGATGTACGCATCGTGGCCGACTCGGCGCGTGCCGCCATCAccttcagcttcttctccatCTTCTCATGG GGCCTCCTGATCACCTTCGCCTACAAGCGGTATAAGATGGGGGTGGAGGACTTTGCGCACAACTACGTCGACCCCTCGTCAGAGGTCTCCACGCCGTACTCCAGTTACCCCAACATCAGCCACGACAGCTACCAGCAGCCGCCCTTCACTCAGACCACAGATGCCACCGAGGGCTACCAGCCACCGCCGGTGTACTGA
- the LOC100547437 gene encoding probable low-specificity L-threonine aldolase 2, with protein sequence MRSAMARAAVGDDDYGEDPTVNELQQLAARILGMEDALFVPTATMANLIAVMCHCQRRGAQLLLGAQAHLHVYEHGGAAQVAGVHSQALPDLPDGTLDLEQLELIVREAHGSRYHPRPELICLENTHSSAGGRALPLTYLQQVRLLAERYGLRVHMDGARLMNAAVAQDVEPARITQHCDSVSLCFSKGLGAPAGAVLAGRRAFVAEAWRVRKLLGGGMRQAGVLAAAARIGLEQAEETLRRDHDNARRFAQGIKELNSPLCSVSLAAVETNIVMVEVKGLPPAELCTYLQAVSEEELAETGCAVSVLLFPWSERTVRAVWHCDVSAHDTELALNKLSFVARKCQEKLAQGWGSSPRGTGEH encoded by the exons ATGCGCAGTGCCATGGCCCGGGCCGCCGTGGGGGACGACGACTACGGCGAGGACCCTACGGTCAACG agctgcagcagctggctgcGAGGATCTTGGGGATGGAGGATGCCCTTTTTGTACCCACGGCTACAATGGCAAACCTCATTGCAG TGATGTGCCACTGCCAGCGCAGAggggctcagctgctgctgggtgcccAGGCCCATTTGCACGTCTATGAGCACGGCGGGGCTGCACAG GTCGCAGGGGTCCACTCACAGGCGCTGCCAGACCTTCCTGACGGTACCTTGGatctggagcagctggagctgatCGTCCGTGAGGCCCATGGCAGCCGCTACCACCCCCGCCCTGAGCTCATCTGCCTGGAGAACACGCACAGCTCAGCAGGCGGCCGGGCACTGCCTCTCACATACCTGCAGCAG GTACGCCTGCTCGCTGAGCGCTACGGGCTGCGGGTGCACATGGATGGAGCACGGCTGATGAACGCAGCGGTGGCCCAGGACGTGGAGCCGGCCCGCATCACCCAGCACTGCGACTCTGTGTCCCTGTGCTTCTCCAAG GGCCTGGGTGCCCCGGCCGGGGCCGTGCTTGCCGGACGCCGGGCATTTGTGGCAGAGGCCTGGAGGGTGCGGAAGCTGCTGGGAGGAGGGATGAGGCAGGCGGGTGTGCTGGCGGCTGCTGCCCGCATCGGGttggagcaggcagaggaaacGCTGCGCAGAGACCACGACAACGCCCGCCGCTTCGCTCAAG GCATCAAGGAGCTGAACTCGCCTCTCTGCTCTGTCAGCTTGGCGGCTGTAGAGACGAACATCGTGATGGTGGAAGTGAAGGGGCTGcccccagcagagctctgcacatACCTGCAGGCAGTGAGCGAGGAGGAGCTGGCTGAGACGGGCTGCGCTGTCAGCGTCCTGCTGTTCCCCTGGTCGGAGCGCACTGTCCGTGCGGTCTGGCACTGCGATGTCTCAGCCCATGACACTGAGCTCGCTCTGAACAAGCTGAGCTTTGTGGCCAGAAAGTGTCAGGAGAAGCTGGCCCAGGGCTGGGGCTCCAGTCCTCGTGGCACAGGAGAGCATTGA